A genomic window from Candidatus Bathyarchaeota archaeon includes:
- a CDS encoding methyltransferase, translating to MTETPVDELLINEPRIDAKPLYEILNVCSRGYKIFRTIYVAVQTGLFDILDEPKTSEEISRELGVNVKLACKMCDVLCDLGLLNKVKGAYRNTELSSLYLKRNSLLSQINVIESLNEEFKVWNSLNAALKGKPTPINEELFFEKRVPSLASEMLCGELQRTVRIIADLPEFKRARKLLDLGGGHGLYAIAFTKLNRRLKAYVFDLPRVLKCTRRYIEMFDAERVEVIPGDFFKDDIGAEYDIVFLSYIPGGKNPSLIPKIHSSLKTGGLFINKQVFYHDGEGSKDPLLDIGWNILSFQGMGKADRIYSFKGDVSFEGYIELLKKYFSVIKVVDASQFSRLTISGAKSPLDPKMIIAKKKS from the coding sequence ATGACAGAAACTCCGGTTGATGAGCTACTAATTAATGAGCCCCGCATCGACGCTAAGCCTCTATATGAAATTCTGAACGTGTGCTCAAGGGGCTATAAGATATTCCGCACGATCTACGTTGCCGTTCAAACGGGTCTATTCGATATACTAGACGAGCCGAAGACATCGGAGGAGATCAGCAGGGAGCTCGGGGTAAACGTGAAACTCGCATGTAAGATGTGCGACGTCTTATGCGACCTTGGTCTTTTAAATAAGGTGAAGGGCGCGTATAGAAATACGGAGTTGAGCAGCCTATATCTGAAGAGAAACTCCCTCCTCTCCCAAATCAACGTGATAGAGAGCCTAAACGAGGAGTTCAAGGTCTGGAATAGCCTGAATGCGGCTTTGAAGGGAAAGCCCACCCCGATAAACGAAGAACTCTTCTTTGAGAAACGCGTTCCCTCCCTCGCGTCGGAGATGCTATGCGGCGAGCTTCAAAGGACTGTCAGAATAATCGCTGACCTCCCAGAATTCAAGAGAGCGAGGAAGCTCCTAGACCTCGGGGGAGGACACGGGCTCTATGCGATAGCATTCACCAAACTTAATAGACGCCTGAAGGCTTACGTATTCGACCTCCCAAGGGTCCTCAAGTGTACGAGGAGATACATAGAGATGTTCGATGCTGAAAGGGTCGAGGTTATCCCTGGGGACTTTTTTAAGGATGATATAGGTGCAGAATATGACATAGTATTCCTCTCTTATATCCCTGGAGGGAAGAATCCGTCGCTGATCCCAAAGATACACTCAAGCCTAAAGACCGGAGGCTTATTCATAAACAAGCAGGTCTTCTATCATGACGGGGAGGGGTCAAAGGACCCCCTGTTAGATATAGGGTGGAACATACTATCCTTCCAGGGCATGGGGAAAGCTGATAGAATCTACAGCTTTAAGGGAGATGTGTCGTTTGAGGGATACATCGAGTTATTAAAGAAATACTTCTCAGTAATTAAGGTGGTAGATGCCTCGCAATTTTCACGCCTCACGATCTCGGGAGCGAAAAGCCCGCTTGACCCGAAGATGATAATAGCGAAAAAGAAGTCTTAA
- a CDS encoding metal ABC transporter permease yields the protein MLEFLGLAISAAVLSGNLCGAIGFYVQRLKITTLSFSVAHAALAGASIGLILNLDPVYSAMVTAVASALFLGMVFTRIEYGRELISMAVFSVSSAVAIFAIYLSNVRVLATVSISVVLWGSLLAITVEKLILLLLILFIFVLYILAYRIQIDSMLYDVKMAEAEGVNVQMHMLIMLFFAGLIISSSLRLTGGFLVFTLLYNPVATSFQISRRAHMQLLASSILGAVSASSGLMVSYILDWPVGATIAIVSSIILLLAYTAKIIAEAVRRRCLSRPYRLG from the coding sequence ATGCTTGAATTCCTCGGTTTAGCCATATCGGCAGCTGTCCTCAGCGGAAATCTATGTGGCGCGATAGGCTTCTACGTGCAGAGGCTTAAGATCACGACTTTAAGCTTCAGCGTCGCTCACGCCGCATTAGCAGGCGCATCTATAGGCTTAATTCTAAACCTTGATCCAGTTTACTCGGCTATGGTCACCGCGGTGGCTTCAGCCCTGTTCTTAGGCATGGTCTTTACGAGGATTGAGTATGGTAGGGAGTTGATCAGCATGGCCGTTTTCTCCGTCTCATCGGCGGTAGCGATCTTCGCCATATATCTGTCTAATGTGAGGGTTTTAGCTACCGTCTCGATATCCGTGGTTTTATGGGGAAGCCTACTAGCTATCACCGTTGAGAAGCTAATACTCCTCCTGCTCATACTGTTCATATTTGTGCTGTATATTCTCGCTTACAGGATCCAGATAGACTCTATGCTCTATGACGTTAAGATGGCTGAGGCTGAGGGGGTTAACGTTCAGATGCACATGCTGATAATGCTGTTCTTCGCCGGGCTGATAATATCTTCATCGCTGAGGCTCACAGGTGGATTCTTAGTCTTCACGCTCCTATACAATCCCGTGGCAACATCGTTCCAGATATCCAGAAGAGCTCATATGCAGCTGTTGGCGTCTTCGATTTTAGGAGCGGTCTCGGCCTCCTCCGGGCTTATGGTGAGTTATATCCTCGATTGGCCCGTCGGGGCGACGATAGCGATCGTATCATCCATCATCCTTTTGTTAGCCTATACGGCGAAGATTATTGCTGAAGCTGTTAGGAGGAGATGCTTAAGTCGACCTTATAGACTCGGTTAA
- a CDS encoding metal ABC transporter ATP-binding protein, with translation MQFSEAVKLRNVWVAYSGSDRPAMRNINLTVPLGKLLLITGPNGAGKTTLIETCLGLLKPYRGSAYLFGVDTRSWRIRYARRMCGFVPQDFMKPPFEAYTVRHVICLGFAPYKSIFESLTEDEDKRIRWVSELLEIEHLLDRPIGTLSGGQQQRAVIARALVRKPKALFLDEPFSSLDKEGRRLVSSVLRDYVDTENASVVIVSHDVNPIIDYADIVVKMENGRIVSGEDYA, from the coding sequence ATGCAGTTTTCAGAGGCTGTGAAGCTTAGGAACGTATGGGTTGCCTACTCCGGTTCGGATAGACCCGCGATGCGTAACATAAACTTAACAGTTCCGCTGGGGAAGCTTTTATTGATCACCGGGCCTAACGGTGCTGGAAAGACTACTCTAATAGAGACTTGTTTAGGTCTGCTGAAGCCTTATAGGGGTAGTGCTTACCTCTTCGGCGTAGATACTAGGAGCTGGAGGATAAGGTATGCTAGGAGGATGTGCGGTTTTGTTCCTCAAGACTTCATGAAGCCTCCGTTTGAGGCGTATACCGTGAGGCATGTGATATGTCTGGGTTTTGCCCCCTACAAGTCGATCTTTGAATCCTTAACCGAAGATGAAGATAAGAGGATCCGATGGGTCTCCGAGCTTCTTGAGATCGAGCATCTCCTTGATAGACCCATAGGGACTTTGAGCGGGGGTCAGCAACAGAGAGCCGTCATCGCCCGCGCCCTCGTTAGGAAGCCTAAGGCGCTTTTTCTGGATGAGCCTTTCTCCAGCCTCGACAAGGAGGGTAGGAGGTTGGTCTCAAGCGTCCTCAGGGATTATGTGGACACCGAGAACGCCTCTGTGGTCATAGTTAGCCATGATGTAAACCCGATAATCGATTATGCCGACATCGTCGTTAAGATGGAGAATGGCAGGATAGTCTCAGGTGAAGACTATGCTTGA
- a CDS encoding zinc ABC transporter substrate-binding protein, whose product MRGKSLIPMLFILLVWGLGSAYVAGFARSSIDDKPLVVCTTTVLSSVVVDLAGDSISVDVISSPAVCPAHYDVKPSDVEAFRDADLILAHGFEPWVDDLKEASGSEAPVVRVRGDWNSPQALKEIYVKVSTALRDYLGINVSDRLNRALRSIDSLESWLKKISEENHFEGKPVVCMLFQKGFVSSLGFNIVAVYGPPEKVSAKQYEAVIRNATEHNAVLVIDNIQSGTDLGRKIASEIGAVEVALTNFPQTAPNLNNMTQVMMWNVQRITDALRNAELMAEVSSLKRQVETWRTAEIATLIVAVLEAIIIVALRMRIKR is encoded by the coding sequence ATGCGTGGGAAGTCGCTGATACCGATGCTCTTTATCCTCCTCGTTTGGGGTCTTGGCTCCGCTTATGTCGCTGGGTTTGCCCGCTCTTCTATCGATGATAAGCCTTTGGTCGTTTGCACGACCACTGTTCTATCGAGTGTGGTTGTGGATTTGGCTGGCGACTCCATATCCGTCGATGTTATATCATCCCCGGCTGTTTGCCCTGCACACTACGATGTTAAGCCGAGCGACGTTGAGGCGTTTAGAGATGCTGACCTCATATTGGCTCATGGATTTGAGCCTTGGGTTGATGACCTTAAGGAAGCCTCTGGAAGCGAGGCGCCGGTCGTTAGGGTAAGAGGAGATTGGAATAGCCCTCAAGCCCTTAAGGAGATCTACGTTAAGGTTTCCACAGCGCTCAGGGATTATCTGGGGATAAACGTCTCTGATAGGCTTAACAGAGCGTTGAGGAGCATAGACTCCCTTGAATCTTGGCTTAAGAAGATATCTGAGGAGAATCACTTTGAGGGTAAGCCTGTCGTGTGTATGCTCTTTCAGAAGGGATTCGTGAGCTCTCTAGGCTTTAACATAGTTGCCGTTTACGGCCCGCCGGAGAAGGTCTCGGCTAAGCAGTATGAGGCTGTAATTAGAAACGCAACTGAACATAATGCCGTCTTAGTGATAGATAATATTCAGAGTGGAACCGATCTTGGTAGGAAGATAGCGTCTGAGATAGGGGCGGTTGAGGTTGCCTTAACCAATTTCCCTCAGACAGCCCCTAACCTAAACAATATGACCCAAGTAATGATGTGGAACGTCCAGAGGATCACCGATGCCCTCAGGAACGCGGAGTTGATGGCTGAAGTATCGAGTTTAAAAAGGCAGGTTGAGACCTGGAGAACCGCGGAGATAGCCACGTTGATAGTGGCTGTTTTGGAAGCCATAATCATAGTCGCCCTACGCATGAGAATAAAGAGATGA